The following proteins are co-located in the Microbacterium immunditiarum genome:
- a CDS encoding FCD domain-containing protein → MSIQERADGWEPAPIGRVTAPLREQVIAAMRSAILDFHLRPGQRLVERELIDRFAVSRTTIREALRDLAAEGLVTVIPQKGAIVAAPSPEEAADLYDVRAHLESLTVAKFVERATPEQVARLRHAVDEMQKLIAAAPDDTPGMLRAKDDYYEILIEGAGSAVLRQVLVTVQARVRTLRAASLGASGRPAEAVREITAIVDAIERRDVEEASRLSIEHVQNAAKTALAAISVDE, encoded by the coding sequence GTGAGCATCCAGGAACGCGCGGACGGCTGGGAGCCCGCACCGATCGGCCGTGTGACGGCACCGCTTCGCGAGCAGGTCATCGCGGCGATGCGGAGTGCGATTCTCGACTTCCATCTGCGGCCCGGCCAGCGGCTCGTGGAGCGCGAGCTGATCGACCGGTTCGCGGTCTCGCGCACGACGATCCGCGAGGCGCTTCGCGACCTCGCAGCGGAGGGCCTGGTCACCGTCATCCCGCAGAAGGGGGCGATCGTCGCCGCGCCGTCGCCCGAGGAGGCGGCGGACCTGTACGACGTGCGCGCACACCTCGAGTCCCTCACCGTGGCGAAGTTCGTCGAGCGGGCCACGCCCGAGCAGGTCGCACGGCTGCGGCACGCCGTCGACGAGATGCAGAAGCTCATCGCGGCGGCACCGGACGACACCCCCGGAATGCTGCGGGCGAAGGACGACTACTACGAGATCCTCATCGAGGGCGCCGGCAGTGCCGTGCTGCGGCAGGTGCTCGTTACGGTCCAGGCCCGCGTGCGGACGCTGCGGGCGGCGTCGCTCGGCGCATCCGGGCGTCCCGCCGAAGCCGTGCGGGAGATCACCGCGATCGTCGACGCGATCGAGCGTCGCGACGTCGAGGAGGCTTCGCGCCTGAGCATCGAGCACGTGCAGAACGCCGCCAAGACCGCGCTCGCGGCGATCTCCGTCGACGAGTGA
- a CDS encoding substrate-binding domain-containing protein, which yields MSTIRGRAVRRAIGALASAAIGVTLIAGCAGGSGAGAGGDGGGGTDEAQPLKIALSNYFNGNIWRKQMEQSFLDTAKENPEYVDGNYKIVNATDGSAPTQAQQIQSLVLEGYDVILIDAASPTGLNGAIQSACDAGVTVVVFDSLATADCAYKVAFDYVQYGIDEAEFMAEHLGGKGNILMVRGIAGNTVDDDIYKGVTETLEKYPEMNLVGEVYGQWTESVAQQEVAKIIPSLPQIDGVLTNGNDGGGTLDAFLQANYNPLPLIIQGNSGQGLQGWQKVLETNPDYETMSVSTQPSISSAALWLSVLVRNGMDDAADVPDKTIYVPLLEIPEDNLDAWASYLGYTDIAMNPISLEDTQAYVKSALDGNPILVDTPAPPSK from the coding sequence ATGTCCACAATCAGAGGCAGGGCGGTTCGGCGGGCCATCGGCGCGCTGGCCAGTGCCGCGATCGGCGTCACGCTCATCGCGGGCTGTGCCGGCGGATCGGGAGCCGGCGCGGGCGGCGATGGCGGCGGCGGAACAGATGAAGCTCAGCCGTTGAAGATCGCATTGAGCAACTACTTCAACGGGAACATCTGGCGCAAGCAGATGGAGCAGAGCTTCCTCGACACCGCCAAGGAGAACCCCGAGTACGTCGACGGCAACTACAAGATCGTCAACGCGACGGACGGTTCGGCGCCGACGCAGGCTCAGCAGATCCAGTCCCTCGTCCTCGAGGGGTACGACGTGATCCTCATCGACGCGGCGTCCCCGACGGGACTGAACGGCGCGATCCAGTCGGCGTGCGACGCCGGCGTGACGGTCGTCGTGTTCGACTCGCTCGCCACGGCCGACTGCGCGTACAAGGTCGCGTTCGACTATGTGCAGTACGGCATCGACGAGGCCGAGTTCATGGCCGAGCATCTCGGCGGCAAGGGCAACATCCTCATGGTGCGCGGCATCGCCGGCAACACCGTCGACGACGACATCTACAAGGGCGTCACCGAGACCCTCGAGAAGTACCCCGAGATGAACCTCGTGGGCGAGGTGTACGGACAGTGGACCGAGTCGGTCGCCCAGCAGGAGGTCGCGAAGATCATCCCGTCGCTCCCGCAGATCGACGGCGTGCTCACGAACGGGAACGACGGCGGCGGAACGCTCGACGCGTTCCTCCAGGCCAACTACAACCCGCTCCCGCTCATCATCCAGGGCAACTCGGGACAGGGTCTGCAGGGCTGGCAGAAGGTGCTCGAGACGAACCCGGACTACGAGACGATGTCCGTCTCGACTCAGCCGAGCATCTCCTCCGCTGCGCTGTGGCTGTCGGTGCTCGTCCGAAACGGCATGGACGACGCGGCGGATGTCCCGGACAAGACCATCTACGTGCCGCTCCTCGAGATCCCCGAGGACAACCTCGACGCGTGGGCCTCGTACCTCGGCTACACCGACATCGCGATGAACCCGATCTCGCTCGAGGACACGCAGGCGTACGTCAAATCCGCGCTGGACGGCAACCCCATCCTCGTGGACACCCCGGCGCCCCCGAGCAAGTAG
- a CDS encoding ATP-binding cassette domain-containing protein, translating into MSDSPSPYTLTVSGVSKSFGSTRAVNDASFDVKRGELVGIAGHNGAGKSTILKVVNGSLSGDSGTVTLDGVERSAGTTVAHPERLGVRTVYQELSLAPALRVDEIAAVFDRSARGFGWRTRAWRKLRAVLDEMFPDHGIRRDHTIRDLSLARRQMIECASTMVDGAVPPKLVILDEPTSALDAASTATFYAYLRKRAAEGVSAIVTTHRLGEMVENLSRIFVMRDGRVISEQDASTATKDSLVSAMGAAAHELERAASVPPAERPPEERFERPADAEPVVRIEQTGLDGEDEVFPIYAGEIVGLAGLEGHGQLQTIEAMHRAASSKPGRRKAPKKTRLQSVSVVGDAAYVSGDRGVRGIFSLWDVAKNISISSLKNLTAAGLIRREAERRLVDEWYHQLGIKGRASDAITSLSGGTQQKALMARALAVGSDLLLLEDPTRGVDQHTKVEVYAMLGARAAAGQCVVWYSTENEELRNCDRVLVFRAGRIVGTLKGTDATEDKVISLSFEGHDHEDNAVKEIA; encoded by the coding sequence ATGTCTGACTCCCCGTCCCCCTACACGCTGACCGTGTCAGGGGTATCGAAGAGCTTCGGCTCGACGCGCGCGGTGAACGATGCGTCGTTCGACGTGAAGCGCGGCGAGCTGGTCGGCATCGCGGGCCACAACGGCGCCGGGAAGAGCACGATCCTCAAGGTCGTGAACGGATCTCTCTCCGGCGACTCCGGCACCGTCACGCTCGACGGAGTGGAGCGTTCCGCTGGTACGACGGTCGCGCACCCCGAGAGGCTCGGGGTGCGCACCGTCTACCAGGAGCTGTCCCTCGCCCCCGCGCTCCGGGTGGACGAGATCGCAGCGGTCTTCGACCGCTCCGCCCGGGGGTTCGGGTGGCGCACGCGGGCGTGGCGCAAGCTGCGCGCCGTGCTCGACGAGATGTTCCCGGACCACGGCATCCGTCGGGATCACACCATCCGCGACCTCTCGCTCGCACGGCGCCAGATGATCGAGTGCGCGAGCACGATGGTCGACGGCGCCGTTCCGCCCAAGCTCGTCATCCTCGACGAGCCGACGTCGGCGCTGGACGCCGCGTCGACGGCGACCTTCTACGCGTACCTGCGCAAGCGCGCAGCCGAGGGCGTGTCGGCGATCGTCACGACGCACCGGCTCGGTGAGATGGTCGAGAACCTGTCGCGCATCTTCGTCATGCGCGACGGTCGTGTCATCAGCGAGCAGGATGCGTCCACCGCGACCAAGGACTCCCTCGTCTCCGCGATGGGCGCGGCCGCGCATGAGCTCGAGCGCGCCGCATCCGTCCCCCCTGCCGAGCGTCCGCCCGAGGAGCGCTTCGAACGACCCGCCGACGCCGAGCCGGTGGTTCGGATCGAGCAGACCGGGCTCGACGGCGAAGACGAGGTCTTCCCCATCTACGCCGGCGAGATCGTCGGACTTGCCGGCCTCGAGGGCCACGGCCAGCTGCAGACTATCGAGGCGATGCATCGGGCCGCGAGCTCGAAGCCGGGACGGCGCAAGGCGCCGAAGAAGACCCGCCTGCAGAGCGTCTCGGTCGTGGGCGACGCGGCGTACGTCTCCGGAGACCGCGGCGTCCGCGGCATCTTCAGCCTGTGGGACGTGGCCAAGAACATCAGCATCTCGAGCCTCAAGAACCTCACCGCGGCCGGGCTGATCCGGCGCGAGGCCGAGCGGCGCCTCGTCGACGAGTGGTATCACCAGCTCGGCATCAAGGGCCGCGCCTCCGACGCGATCACCAGCCTCTCGGGCGGCACGCAGCAGAAGGCGCTCATGGCGCGCGCGCTGGCCGTCGGCTCCGACCTGCTGCTGCTCGAGGACCCCACCCGCGGCGTCGACCAGCACACGAAGGTCGAGGTCTACGCGATGCTCGGCGCGCGCGCCGCGGCCGGCCAGTGCGTTGTCTGGTATTCGACGGAGAACGAGGAGCTTCGCAACTGCGATCGCGTCCTCGTGTTCCGCGCGGGCCGCATCGTCGGGACGCTCAAGGGCACGGATGCCACGGAAGACAAGGTCATCTCACTCTCGTTCGAGGGCCACGACCACGAAGACAACGCGGTGAAGGAGATCGCATGA
- a CDS encoding GlcG/HbpS family heme-binding protein: MTDIDYERARKIVDAALERSREIGVPMSVAVVDRTRELVAFARMGGAPIFTARVATAKAFTAVSLGTPTHVTQQFTPSGGPFYGLEAIGGGVISTIPGGIPLVEDGEVSGAVGASGGSAEEDLDVAEYAARALGE; encoded by the coding sequence ATGACAGACATCGACTACGAGCGGGCGCGGAAGATCGTCGACGCCGCCCTCGAGCGCTCCCGCGAGATCGGGGTGCCGATGAGCGTCGCGGTCGTCGACCGCACTCGCGAGCTCGTGGCCTTCGCCCGCATGGGCGGCGCACCGATCTTCACCGCGAGGGTGGCGACCGCGAAGGCGTTCACCGCCGTCTCGCTCGGGACGCCGACGCACGTGACGCAGCAGTTCACGCCGTCGGGCGGTCCGTTCTACGGCCTCGAGGCGATCGGCGGCGGTGTGATCTCCACCATCCCCGGCGGGATCCCGCTCGTCGAGGACGGCGAGGTGAGCGGGGCCGTGGGCGCCTCGGGCGGTTCCGCGGAAGAAGACCTCGACGTAGCCGAGTACGCGGCACGAGCACTTGGAGAGTGA
- a CDS encoding NDMA-dependent alcohol dehydrogenase — translation MKTRGSVILSAPGRYETVDLELDEPRQGEIMVKMVATGMCHSDDHFATGDMHAGVFPWLGGHEGAGIVEKVGPNTPGWEVGDHIITSFLPSCGKCRWCSAGMQNLCDLGSTLLQGARFDDPTSYRVHLAEDGRPVGQMCGLGTFAEHTLISVDSAVKVDKDLPLETVCLLGCAVGTGWGSSVNAGNVRAGDVVVIFGTGGVGMNAVQGAHHAGADHVIAVDPVEFKREKALELGATIAFAEPWEAIEYARSLTNGQGADVSVVTVGIIDGEVIAQAFAAIRKGGTCVVTAVGDMNAIGAPIPLVELVTYQKRIQGTHFGHCSPKGDIPRQIQMFRNGTLKLEELITKRYTLDQVAEAYDDMRAGKIIRGVVMFD, via the coding sequence ATGAAGACTCGCGGTTCAGTGATCCTGAGCGCTCCCGGTCGCTACGAGACGGTCGACCTGGAGCTCGACGAGCCGCGTCAGGGCGAGATCATGGTCAAGATGGTCGCCACGGGCATGTGCCACAGCGACGACCACTTCGCGACGGGTGACATGCACGCGGGCGTGTTCCCGTGGCTCGGCGGGCACGAGGGTGCGGGAATCGTCGAGAAGGTCGGTCCGAACACCCCCGGCTGGGAGGTCGGCGACCACATCATCACCTCGTTCCTGCCCAGCTGCGGCAAGTGTCGCTGGTGCTCGGCGGGCATGCAGAACCTCTGCGACCTCGGCTCGACGCTCCTGCAGGGCGCGCGCTTCGACGACCCCACCAGCTACCGCGTCCACCTCGCCGAAGACGGTCGCCCCGTCGGCCAGATGTGCGGCCTCGGCACCTTCGCCGAGCACACCCTCATCTCGGTGGACTCCGCGGTCAAGGTCGACAAGGACCTTCCGCTCGAGACGGTCTGCCTCCTCGGATGCGCCGTCGGCACCGGCTGGGGCTCGTCCGTCAACGCGGGCAACGTGCGCGCGGGCGACGTCGTCGTCATCTTCGGCACCGGCGGTGTCGGCATGAACGCGGTCCAGGGCGCGCACCACGCCGGCGCCGACCACGTCATCGCGGTCGACCCCGTCGAGTTCAAGCGCGAGAAGGCGCTCGAGCTCGGAGCGACCATCGCCTTCGCCGAGCCGTGGGAGGCGATCGAGTACGCGCGCAGCCTGACGAACGGGCAGGGCGCGGATGTCTCGGTCGTGACGGTCGGGATCATCGACGGCGAGGTCATCGCGCAGGCGTTCGCGGCGATCCGCAAGGGCGGCACGTGCGTCGTGACCGCGGTCGGCGACATGAACGCGATCGGCGCGCCGATCCCGCTCGTGGAACTCGTGACCTACCAGAAGCGCATCCAGGGCACCCACTTCGGACACTGCAGCCCGAAGGGCGACATCCCCCGACAGATCCAGATGTTCCGCAACGGCACCCTCAAGCTCGAGGAGCTCATCACCAAGCGGTACACGCTGGACCAGGTCGCGGAAGCATACGACGACATGCGCGCCGGGAAGATCATCCGCGGCGTGGTCATGTTCGACTGA
- a CDS encoding SDR family NAD(P)-dependent oxidoreductase, giving the protein MASDRFKGKRILLTGCVANIGRATAERLASEGGSLFLVDIDPRVSETAEAVRALGARVDCGIADVSDPDAVKAATDSAAEFLGGIDVIVNNAGIQRSGVVEEFSFEDWDATLRINAGSVFLFAKYGLPHLKAAGGGAIVNTASIAGTHGGPPSLSAYSASKGAIVMFTKVLAKEVGRLNIRANAIAPGWVDTAFNDPVIEFLGGQSAVDRDVEMNVPLGRQGRPEEIAAGIAFLASDDASYMTGQALVVNGGAG; this is encoded by the coding sequence ATGGCGAGTGATCGCTTCAAGGGAAAGAGGATCCTGCTCACCGGATGCGTGGCGAACATCGGCCGCGCCACGGCCGAGCGCCTGGCGAGCGAAGGCGGGTCGCTGTTCCTGGTGGACATCGACCCGCGCGTGAGCGAGACGGCCGAGGCGGTGCGTGCGCTCGGCGCCCGCGTCGACTGCGGGATCGCGGATGTCTCGGACCCCGACGCCGTCAAGGCGGCGACCGACTCCGCGGCGGAGTTCCTCGGCGGAATCGACGTGATCGTCAACAACGCGGGCATCCAGCGCAGCGGCGTGGTGGAGGAGTTCTCGTTCGAGGACTGGGACGCCACGCTGCGGATCAACGCGGGCTCGGTGTTCCTCTTCGCCAAGTACGGCCTGCCCCACCTGAAGGCGGCCGGCGGCGGCGCCATTGTGAACACCGCCTCGATCGCGGGGACGCACGGAGGACCACCGAGCCTCTCGGCGTACTCGGCGTCGAAGGGCGCGATCGTGATGTTCACGAAGGTGCTCGCGAAAGAGGTCGGGCGGTTGAACATCCGCGCGAACGCGATCGCACCCGGCTGGGTCGACACGGCCTTCAACGATCCCGTCATCGAGTTCCTGGGCGGGCAGTCGGCCGTCGACCGCGACGTGGAGATGAACGTCCCGCTCGGCCGCCAAGGACGCCCGGAGGAGATCGCCGCCGGCATCGCGTTCCTGGCATCCGATGACGCCTCGTACATGACGGGTCAGGCGCTCGTCGTCAACGGCGGAGCCGGCTGA
- a CDS encoding LLM class flavin-dependent oxidoreductase yields MDIGVAFPASTTQHEAISLAESLGYTHAWLDDSHMLFADPYVSLALAAERTSSIRLGVGVTNPSTRIAPVTANAIATVNRLAPGRVILGIGTGNTALRVMGLPPARIGDLGGYVDVVRGLLTGAGARYVAAGRENHISFAAADAGWIDISTPVPIWVAGSGPRALELAGERGDGVILFGTVDPDLIRLAMDRVRRGAERAGRRIEDVPVMTMTTFCLLDDGESVLSDRVIRRTGPFVSSCANILALSNPDASVLPEHLRDDARAFREIFQKPASDDESAYSNYATGLRPDVVPLLTERLIRATTLTGTAAEIRASLTAMEDAGVGYVSIRPVEDVPETIRSFAEVALG; encoded by the coding sequence ATGGACATCGGCGTCGCATTTCCCGCATCGACCACGCAGCACGAGGCGATCTCGCTCGCCGAATCCCTCGGCTACACGCACGCGTGGCTCGACGACTCGCACATGCTCTTCGCCGACCCCTACGTGAGCCTCGCGCTCGCCGCCGAGCGCACCAGTTCCATCCGGCTCGGGGTCGGCGTCACCAACCCGAGCACCCGCATCGCCCCGGTCACGGCGAACGCGATCGCCACGGTGAACCGACTGGCGCCCGGACGCGTGATCCTGGGAATCGGCACGGGCAACACCGCGCTGCGGGTGATGGGCCTGCCGCCCGCCCGGATCGGCGACCTCGGCGGGTACGTCGACGTGGTGCGCGGGCTGCTCACCGGCGCGGGCGCGCGATACGTCGCGGCCGGCCGCGAGAACCACATCTCCTTCGCCGCCGCCGACGCCGGGTGGATCGATATCAGCACGCCCGTGCCGATCTGGGTGGCGGGAAGCGGACCGCGTGCCCTCGAGCTCGCCGGAGAGCGTGGCGACGGGGTCATCCTCTTCGGGACCGTCGACCCGGACCTGATCCGGCTCGCCATGGACCGCGTCCGGCGCGGCGCCGAGCGCGCCGGTCGCCGCATCGAGGATGTGCCCGTCATGACGATGACGACTTTCTGCCTCCTCGACGACGGCGAGAGCGTCCTGAGCGATCGGGTCATCCGGCGGACGGGTCCGTTCGTCTCGTCGTGCGCGAACATCCTGGCACTGTCGAATCCGGATGCCTCGGTGCTGCCCGAGCACCTCCGCGACGACGCGCGCGCGTTCCGCGAGATCTTCCAGAAGCCGGCGTCCGACGACGAATCCGCCTACTCGAACTACGCGACCGGGCTGCGCCCGGATGTCGTGCCCCTGCTCACCGAGCGGCTGATCCGCGCGACGACGCTCACCGGCACGGCGGCGGAGATCCGCGCGAGTCTCACGGCGATGGAGGACGCCGGAGTCGGGTACGTCTCGATCCGCCCGGTCGAGGACGTCCCCGAGACGATCAGGTCGTTCGCCGAGGTCGCGCTGGGCTGA
- a CDS encoding ABC transporter permease — protein MTTLDQTPQTSTPGAAGAFVGRVVRHPSFPAFIGMIAAWLAIVALSSGRGWWDTFSAAAIVGTILLIAGLGQMFVITGGNGGIDLSVSYVMTLSAFFACDVMGGQDANLVPGILAGIAAGVAAGLVNALLIELVGMPPLVGTLAVGFTLQTITLIYSGSVVGVSSPALRAFTTAHWGPIPVIGIFGVVVAVLAYVVLKRTSYGRRIEAVGQNAIAAGLAGTRPSLIRASTFVLSGGLAGLAGVLAAAYAGGAARNLGDNYQLASIAVVVIGGTLIAGGRGLVSGVWAGAVLLTLLSTLGNVTRLAAGWQFVIQGILIVLVLALARTPGSRR, from the coding sequence ATGACCACCCTTGACCAGACTCCTCAGACGTCGACGCCGGGAGCAGCTGGCGCGTTCGTGGGCCGCGTGGTGCGGCATCCGAGCTTCCCCGCCTTCATCGGCATGATCGCGGCCTGGCTCGCGATCGTCGCGCTCTCCTCGGGCCGCGGCTGGTGGGACACCTTCAGCGCCGCAGCCATCGTCGGCACGATCCTGCTCATCGCCGGCCTCGGCCAGATGTTCGTGATCACCGGCGGGAACGGCGGCATCGACCTCTCCGTCTCGTACGTCATGACGCTCAGCGCCTTCTTCGCGTGCGACGTCATGGGCGGCCAGGACGCGAACCTCGTGCCGGGCATCCTCGCCGGCATCGCGGCCGGTGTCGCGGCGGGCCTCGTCAACGCGCTGCTCATCGAGCTCGTCGGGATGCCCCCGCTCGTCGGCACGCTCGCGGTCGGCTTCACGCTCCAGACGATCACGCTCATCTACTCGGGCAGCGTCGTCGGCGTATCGAGCCCGGCCCTGCGGGCGTTCACCACGGCGCACTGGGGCCCGATCCCCGTCATCGGGATCTTCGGCGTCGTCGTCGCGGTCCTCGCGTACGTCGTCCTCAAGCGCACGAGCTACGGGCGCCGCATCGAGGCCGTCGGCCAGAACGCGATCGCCGCGGGCCTCGCCGGCACGCGCCCGTCGCTCATCAGGGCATCGACCTTCGTGCTCTCGGGCGGCCTCGCCGGACTCGCCGGCGTGCTCGCGGCGGCGTACGCCGGAGGCGCGGCGCGGAACCTGGGCGACAACTACCAGCTCGCCTCGATCGCGGTCGTCGTGATCGGCGGCACGCTCATCGCTGGCGGTCGCGGACTCGTCTCGGGCGTGTGGGCCGGTGCCGTGCTCCTCACGCTGCTCAGCACGCTCGGAAACGTGACGCGCCTCGCGGCCGGGTGGCAGTTCGTGATCCAGGGCATTCTCATCGTGCTCGTGCTCGCCCTCGCTCGCACGCCGGGCAGCCGAAGGTGA
- a CDS encoding SMP-30/gluconolactonase/LRE family protein, with product MFDVGIAPAGPEGAGSTMFELPGGVPIYESLDPRFGDCIDLVSQLEVLYTGCRWAEGPVYFAELQQLLFSDIPNRRMLRYDEVTGQVSLFRPVTGNANGNTRDRTGRLITCEQGARRVIRTEYDGSVTVVADSFEGRRLNSPNDAVVSADGSIWFTDPTYGLLSDFVGNREPQEQATCNVFRIAPDGTMTIVADDFWKPNGLAFSPDESKLYVADSGLLPDPDGPHHIRVFDVREDGRLTGGEVLAEISPGIPDGLRVDDGGRVWVGAGDGVHCISPEGDLLGKIRLPEACANLTFGGPKRNRLYMTATTSLYAVFVNVRGVQRP from the coding sequence ATGTTCGATGTGGGAATTGCGCCCGCCGGGCCCGAGGGCGCCGGCTCGACGATGTTCGAGCTTCCCGGCGGCGTGCCGATCTACGAGTCCCTCGATCCGCGGTTCGGGGACTGCATCGATCTCGTCTCCCAGCTCGAGGTGCTGTACACCGGGTGCCGGTGGGCAGAAGGCCCGGTCTACTTCGCGGAGCTGCAGCAGCTGCTGTTCAGCGACATTCCGAATCGACGGATGCTCCGCTACGACGAGGTGACCGGACAGGTCTCGCTCTTCCGCCCGGTCACGGGCAACGCGAACGGCAACACGCGCGATCGCACCGGACGCCTGATCACGTGCGAGCAGGGTGCGCGGCGGGTCATCCGCACCGAGTACGACGGCTCGGTGACCGTCGTCGCCGACTCGTTCGAGGGGAGGCGCCTTAACTCGCCCAACGACGCCGTGGTCAGCGCGGACGGCAGCATCTGGTTCACCGACCCGACGTACGGCCTCCTCTCCGACTTCGTCGGCAACCGCGAGCCGCAGGAGCAGGCCACCTGCAACGTGTTCCGCATCGCGCCCGACGGCACGATGACCATCGTGGCGGACGACTTCTGGAAGCCGAACGGACTCGCGTTCTCGCCGGACGAGTCCAAGCTGTACGTCGCCGACTCGGGCCTCCTGCCCGATCCGGACGGGCCGCATCACATCCGCGTCTTCGACGTCCGCGAGGACGGACGGCTCACGGGCGGCGAGGTCCTCGCCGAGATCTCCCCCGGCATCCCGGACGGGCTGCGCGTGGACGACGGTGGGCGGGTGTGGGTCGGCGCCGGCGACGGCGTGCACTGCATCTCGCCCGAGGGCGATCTGCTCGGCAAGATCCGGCTCCCGGAGGCATGCGCGAACCTCACCTTCGGAGGCCCGAAGCGCAACCGCCTCTACATGACGGCGACGACGTCGCTCTACGCCGTCTTCGTGAACGTCCGCGGAGTGCAGCGGCCCTGA
- a CDS encoding ABC transporter permease, with amino-acid sequence MTSLATNAELIDGSGGRSRLSALIGPWFLPVVAAIAIFAVMVALRPTVGTPLGISLVLGPLIPLVFAALAQMFIIAGGDIDLGIGSYIGLVNVVIAVVLPSDFALGLLFLVALLIAYAAMGVLIAVRRLPSIVVTLGMSFVWLGLALVILPTPGGAVPPEIAAFTRFSTPLIPGVLIILVVVTLVVALFVNRTRYGAVLRGMGSNAEGMRRAGWSVIGAKVTLYTLAGFFGILAGLFLSGQTGGGDARIGVSYVLLSIAAVIIGGGTFRGGEISVVGAVAGALVVGMLGALLQFLGVSSDFQVGVQGLLLVLVLVLRSVAGWIRAARRTR; translated from the coding sequence ATGACGAGTCTCGCCACCAACGCGGAGCTGATCGACGGATCGGGCGGGCGAAGCCGCCTGTCCGCGCTCATCGGCCCGTGGTTCCTGCCCGTCGTCGCCGCCATCGCCATCTTCGCAGTGATGGTCGCACTGCGGCCGACCGTGGGGACGCCTCTGGGCATCTCCCTCGTGCTCGGGCCGCTCATCCCGCTGGTGTTCGCCGCGCTCGCGCAGATGTTCATCATCGCCGGCGGAGACATCGACCTCGGGATCGGCTCCTACATCGGGCTCGTGAACGTCGTGATCGCGGTCGTCCTGCCCTCCGACTTCGCCCTGGGCCTGCTCTTCCTGGTCGCCCTCCTGATCGCCTACGCGGCGATGGGCGTGCTCATCGCGGTGAGACGGCTTCCTTCGATCGTCGTGACCCTGGGCATGTCGTTCGTGTGGCTCGGACTGGCGCTCGTCATCCTCCCGACGCCGGGAGGGGCGGTTCCGCCCGAGATCGCCGCCTTCACGCGGTTCTCCACACCGCTGATCCCGGGCGTGCTCATCATCCTGGTGGTCGTCACGCTCGTCGTCGCGCTCTTCGTCAACCGGACCCGCTACGGCGCGGTGCTGCGAGGGATGGGCTCGAACGCCGAGGGCATGCGGCGCGCGGGATGGTCGGTGATCGGCGCGAAGGTCACGCTCTACACGCTCGCCGGGTTCTTCGGCATCCTCGCCGGACTGTTCCTCAGCGGGCAGACCGGCGGCGGCGACGCCCGGATCGGCGTGAGCTACGTGCTTCTGAGCATCGCGGCTGTCATCATCGGCGGCGGCACCTTCCGCGGCGGCGAGATCTCCGTCGTCGGAGCCGTCGCCGGCGCGCTGGTCGTCGGCATGCTCGGCGCGCTGCTGCAGTTCCTGGGGGTCTCGTCCGACTTCCAGGTCGGGGTGCAGGGTCTCCTCCTTGTGCTCGTACTCGTATTGCGCTCTGTCGCAGGCTGGATCCGAGCGGCCCGGAGGACGCGATGA